The genomic segment CGTAACCGCCTGAAGAACCAGGCGAAGACCCCGAACGAGGGCGACAGCCAATGAGCGCGCGCGACGACATCCTCGGTGCCGTGCGCACCAACAAGCCGGCGATCGACGCCCCCGCGCCCACCGTGCCGAACTACGACAACGCCTATCCGCAGGGTGCGGACCGCCTCGCCGCCCTGTTCGCCGAACGGCTGGCCACCATGGGCGGCACTTGGCACGCGTTGGCCGATGGCCAAAGTATCGATGCCGTTTTGCAGGACGTGCTCGCCGACAAGGTCGGCAAGCCGTTCGATGACGCGGTGATCGCCTCCAACGTGCCGGAAGTCGCCGGCAACCGGCCGCTGACCGAAAGCGACGTCCCGGCCAGCGTCCACGATGTGGACATCGCCGTGCTGCGCGCACGCTTTGGCATCGCCGAAACCGGCAGCGTGTGCTTCACCGAAGCCGAACTCACCGTCAACGCCGTCGCCTACCTCGCCCAGCACCTCGTCGTGCTGCTCGACCCGGCCGAAATCGTCGCCAACATGCACCGCGCCTACCAGCGCGACGACTTCGTCAACGCCAACTACACCGTCTTCCACACCGGCCCCTCGGCCACCGCGGATATCGAAGGCGTGCTGGTGCGCGGGGCACAGGGCGTGCGGTCGCTGACGGTGATTCCGGCGCCAGCGACGCCGGCCTGAGGACGAGCGACGCGTATTGAACGCATCATTATCGTCACCGGATGCTGTACGATTGAATCATCCGCCACATGGATGTCGCCCATGCGTACGACGATCAATCTCGACGATGCATTACTCGCGGAAGCCCAACGCCTGACCGGCCTTTCCGAGCGTACCGCGCTCGTACGCGAAGCGCTTTCGGCGCTGATCCAACGCGAAAGCGCGCAGCGCCTGGCACGCCTGGGCGGCACCGAACCGCAATTGAATAACCCGCCGCGGCGCCAATCCGAACCCGCGTGATTCTGGTCGATACCTCAATCTGGATCGACCATTTCCGACATGGCGACGCCGCCCTCGAATCGCGCCTGGACAGCAACGAAGTCTGTACCCACCCGATGGTGCTCGGCGAACTCGCCTGCGGGCACTTCAAAGCGCGCCGCGAGATATTCGCGCTGCTCGACGCACTACCTGCGGCGCCGGTCGCCACGCACACCGAAGCCCGCGACTTCATCGAGCGGCACGCGCTGATGGGCCGCGGCATCGGCTTCGTAGACGTGCACCTGCTCGCAGCGACAGCGCTCATGGGCGATGGGCGCCTGTGGACCCGCGACAAACGCCTCGCGCGCACGGCTGGCGAACTGAGCCTGGCCATAGACCCGGTCGGCGGCTCGTGAGCGCTGCGCTAAACCGAAAGCGGACGCGAAAACCCTTGTCACTGAATTCGGCTAAGCACGGCCGACGATTCATATCGCGGCTTCTGCACGCGCTTCTTGCAGCGCCTTGAGCGTGCGCCCGCTTTCATCCTTCCAGCAGACTCGGCCATTCGCACTGCCGCCGACCAGAACACCGGCCGCCAGCGACGGCGAATTGAAGCGGAAATCCTGCGTGAATCGAAGCCTCTGGCCGTCGCGTATCAGAACACCACGATCCTGTAACTGCTGACGCAAATCCCGCATGTGCTCGTGGATCGAGCCGGTTTCGTCCATACGCGCCATCGAGCCTTCCAGCACGACAAACCCGTCGGCTACTTCGCGGCCTCGTCCCCGAGCGCCTCGCTCTTCCAAGCACAGTTCGGTCGGCTGCGGCTGGGTGGGCGACGACTCCGACCGCGCTTGTCCTGCGGCAGACTCAAACGCATCGATGCCCAGCACCGGAAAGATCACCAGCATTTCGTCGAGAAACCATTCCGCATCGGCGCGATCGGCTTCGGACAGCGGCGGTACGGCCGGCGCCGTGCCATTTTCAACCGCCCATTGGTTGGCGCGCTTGGCCAGCTCGATCAAGCGAGATTCCAGATAGCGGACATGCGCCTTGTTCAAGCCCTCGTTGGTGCTGGTGAACGCCACCGCGCGGGTCCAGAATTCCTTGCCGGCCACATGCTGCCTGATCCGCTCACCCAACACATCGGCCTCACCTACATACAAACGCGACGCGCCGTCCTCGGCCGGGCCGGTAAGCACATAAACGCCCGGCTGGCGCAGCTCGTCCCGTGCGAGCGCGCGGCCGATTTCCGACCGGCTCACCACCACCGCCCGACCGGTCCAGTTGGATTTCTCCACCACGCGCAGGCCGTCCGGCGTGCCGTCGGCCAGGAAGATGCGGATGGACGTGGGGCGCGGCTGGGTCATGTCGTCCCGGCATTCATGAAAAAAACGATGCCTACACTAGCGCGACAGCGTATCAACGCGCGCGCGACTCGCGGACCGCCGACAGAATATCGTCCGTCGTGGCTTTGGTTTTTACGCCGCCAACGTCGAACGGCGATGTCTTTTCGATAGGCGCGGCCCAGAGCGGGGACACCAACACATCGCGCATCCGAACCAACTGACGTTCGGCCATTTTCCAGCGACTGTTCAGGGTTCGCCATGCAATGGAATTCATGAACGGCCTTTTTAACCTCTGCGCGTTTTCAAGCCAGCGCATGTTCCGCCCCTTGTTTTGATGCTTCTTAAAGACTAGACGCATCAGCCCTCAGGCCTAGTTCATTCGCAGATCACGCGAAGCAATCACGATTTCAGACGGTTGGCGCCTCGCGCCCAATGCGTCAGATTACTAGACTAGCCGACCATGCTTTAGCGACCAACCGCGTGGCTAAATTCGCGGTCGGTCATTTGCGTCCCAAAAACGAGGACACCACGGTTGAATATTCAGGCGCATGAACAACTCAAAAGCGCAATCTGGGAGATTGCCAACCGTCTGCGTGGGCCGTACCGGCCGCCGCAGTACCGGCTCGTTATGTTGCCGATGGTGGTGTTGAGGCGACTGGATTGCGTTGTCGAAGAGCGCAAGGAACATGTACTCGCGGAATACGAGCGGCTCAAGCATCAGAATCACGATAACGACACGCTCGTAAAGCTACTCGGCCGTGCGGCAGACCCGAAACGCCAACAGGCGCTCTACAACATCAGCCCGTTTACCTTCGACAAGTTGCTGGGCGATCCGGACAACATCGCGCCGAATCTCGTCGCCTATATCAACGGTTTTTCGCCGATCGCGCGCAGCATCTTCGAGCAGTTCGGCTTCACCGAGCAGATCGAAAAGCTGGACTCCAGTAATCGGCTGTTCACCATCGTGAAAGAGATGGCCGCACTCGATCTGCATCCAGATCGGATCGACAGCCTGCAAATGGGCTATCTGTTCGAGCATCTGGTGATGCGCTTCAACGAACAGGCCAACGAAGAAGCCGGCGACCACTTCACCCCGCGCGAAGTGATCCGCCTGATGGCCAATCTCGTGTATACCGGCGAGCAAGACGTCTACACACCCGGCATCTACCGCACCATCTACGACCCGGCCTGCGGTACGGGCGGCATGCTCTCGGAATCCGAGAAATTCATCTACGCCCAGAACAAAGACGCCAACCTCGCGCTCTTCGGCCAGGAGTACAACCCGGAATCCTGGGCGATCTGCTGCGCCGACATGCTCATTAAGGACGAGGAAACGAGCAATATCGTGCTCGGCGATACGCTCGGCGACGGCAAGACGGTGGACGGCTTCGAGCAATACCAGTTCCACTACATGCTTGCCAACCCGCCGTTTGGCGTGGAATGGAAAGATCAGAAAAGCGGCGTCGAGCGCGAGCACAAGACCAACGGGTTCAACGGCCGCTTTGGTGCAGGCTTGCCGCCGATCAACGACGGCTCTCTGCTGTTCTTGCAGCACATGATTTCGAAGATGCACGCCGCGCCCGATGACGGCGGCGAAGGCTCGCGTATCGCCGTCGTATTCAATGGCTCACCGTTATTCTCGGGCGATGCCGGCTCCGGCCCGTCGAACATTCGCCGCTGGATTATCGAAAACGATTGGCTGGACGCCATCGTCGCTCTGCCCGATCAGCTGTTCTACAACACCGGCATCTATACCTATATCTGGCTCGTTTCCAACCGCAAACCGGAGGAACGCCGCGGCCAGGTTCAGCTCATCGACGGCACGCGCTTTTTCCAGCGTATGAAGAAGAGCCTCAACAACAAGCGCCATGAAATCGGCGACGGCCAGATCAACGACCTCACGCGTATCTACGGCCGTTATCAGGACGGTGAAACCGCGGATGTCGTAATCGGCGGCGAAACCAAAAACCGCGTGGTCTCGCGAGTCTTCAAGAACCACGAATTCGGCTTTCTGAAGGTCACTGTCGAACGGCCCTTGCGTATGAACTTCGAGGCCACGCCCGAACGCATCGCCCGGCTTGATGAGCAGACCGCCTTCACCAACCTGGCCCAATCCAAGAAACGCAAGGATCAAGACGCCGCGGCCAAAGAGATCGCCGCGGGTAAAGCGTTGCAGGCCGAGATTCGTGGCCTGCTAGCCGGCCTGGCGGCGAACGGTCGATACATGGATCGCGCGGCGTTCGAGCACGACCTGAAGCAGGTCGCGAAGCAAGCCGGAGTGAAGCTAGCCGCCCAGCTCAAGAAAGCGATCTTCAATGCGCTCGGCGAACGCGATCCCGAAGCCGAGATCTGCTACGACGGCAAGGGCCGCCCGGAACCGGATAGCGAACTACGCGATACTGAAAATATTCCATTGCCGCGCAACACGATACTACCGCTGCCAATGGGTTTCGGACCGGATAAGCCGAATGATGAGCTGGTCGCGACTTTCCGTGGCGATATTGACGCTTACATGGTGCGCGAGGTCTTACCGCACGTCGCTGACGCCTGGGTGGACTATGAAAAAACGAAGGTCGGTTACGAGATTCCGATTAACCGGCATTTCTATGTTTACAAGCCCCCGCGCGACGTCAGGGCCATAGAGGCCGATATAACTTCGCTTGAAAATGAAATCGCCGACTTGCTTAAAGGGCTGCCGACATGACAACGATACCAGCCGACATCCACATCGCCTACGGTGACTTGCCCGAGGGTTGGGAGTTACAGAAGCTGAAGTTTTTTGCGACTGTCCGAACTAGTAACGTTGATAAAAACTTCTCTGAAGAAGAAATCCCGGTGGGGCTTTGCAACTATACGGACGTTTATTACAACGACCGAATCCTTCCTAGCATGGATTTTATGCAAGGATCAGCCACTGCGGCAGAGATTCGGAAATTCCGTCTCCAATCCGGCCAAGTTATCATCACTAAAGATAGCGAAGGTTGGGACGACATAGGCATCCCTGCACTCGTTGCCGAAGACATGCCAGACGTTTTGTGCGGCTACCATTTAGCGATCTTTGATCCGACCGACAAACTAGACGGTAATTACCTCTCTTGGCTCTGCCGCTCACCGCCACTGAATAATCAGTTTAAAACCGCGGCCAACGGAGTCACGCGTTTCGGGCTCGGGCAGCATTCTATGAAAAACGCTTATATTGCGTTGCCGCCAATAAAAACGCAGCGGAATATCGCTGACTTTCTCGACGAAAAAACCGCCCGAATCGACGCGCTGATCGAAAAGAAGCGCGCGCTTCTGGCTCGGCTGGCCGAAAAACGCCAAGCGCTAATTACGCAGGCTGTCACTAAGGGGCTAGACCCGCATACACCAATGAAGTCTTCCGGACTAGACTGGCTTGGTGAAATACCAGAGCATTGGAAAGTACGGCGACTCCGTTTTCTAATGGCATGCAGCACTGTCAATGGTTTGTACAAGCCAAAGGACCAATTCGACGATTCTGGCATCCCCTTCATTCAGATGGGAGAAGCATTCCGAAGTGAGAGCTTTCAAGGCGGCACCGAAGATAGAGTTCTGGCTACTCAAGAAGAGGTTAAAAAGTGGGGTCTCCGTGAAGGCGATTTCCTAATAGCGCGCAGGTCACTAGTTTTCGACGGTTCGGGAAAGTCTGTAAGAATCGAAAAAACAACCGAACCGCATCTTTTCGAAAGCTCCATGATCCGCGTAAGAATCAAAAACCCGAAAAAATATTCCAGATTTCTCTCGTACTACTTTCAGTCTCAAGTGGGCAGAGCTTTCTTCTTGGCTATTACAAAGCAAGTTACTATTAGTGGAATAGACAGCCAACAGCTTAAGAACATTCCGGCCTTGTTGCCACCAGAAGACGAAGCTTACGATATCAGCAATTTCCTGCTGGAAACCGAGCGTCGTTTCCGGGAAATAGCCCACCAAGTTGAAAAGTCCATAGTCCGTCTTAAAGAATATCGGAATGCACTGGTTACGGCTGTGGTAACCGGTGAGTCGCTGCCTAAATAGTTAGCGGAATTCTCCCGTGCACCTAATCTACTTCGACGAAAACAAGTACAGCGAAGCCAATCCGTTCTTCACGATTGGCGGCGTCCTGGTGCCGGAAGCGAAGGTGCTGGAGCTCGATGAAACGCTGACCAAGATTCAGTCGCATTTCTTTGGCAGCAGCCATCTCACAACCCAGAACGAGTTCCACGGCAAGGAGATGTTTCACGGCAAGGGCTCGTTCAAGGGCCGCAAGCTGGCGGAGCGGGTACAGCTGTTCGATTACCTGGCCACGTTTCTCGTCGATAACGCCATCCCGATTCGGTTGATCCATATCGACGTGAATCGTCATCGCGGTAAATACACTTATCCCGAGCCGGAGTACCGGCTCGGGCTGATGCTATTCCTGGAGCGCGCCTGCGACTATCTGGATTCGGTGGACGACCTGGGTATCGCGTTCGGCGATTATGAGCAGGATGAAGTCGCCCGCTCGGTCGTGGACTTTTCGGAGTACAAGACCTCGGGCAGGACACCCATGCACTACGGCCGGCCACTGGGGCGGCTCGTGGATACGGTGTACTTCACGCAATCGCACCATAGCCGGTTTCTACAGCTGGCCGATGTAGTGGTCTATATGGCGGGGCGGTATCTCCACCAGCCCGAAGCGCCGGAAAAATGGCACGATGCGAAGGTCTGGGAGATATGGGAAAAGATAAAGGCCAGTGCGGATATGCATATCCAGCACTGGCCTTGATATTCGGAACGACTAGACCGCGTGGGTTAGGCCGCTTTTGGGAACGGCCCTCTAGTCGCTAATAGAAAGATAAGGCGCCGACGCGCCAGAATCAAGCCGATCGATAGGGGACGGCGATGCCGGCACACACCGAACACCATTTCGAAACCGCGATTGAGGCCGGGTTAATAGAGCGCGGCGGCTACGAAAAACGCGACCCGAGCGCCTACGATGAATCGATGGCGCTGTTCCCTGATGACGCCATCGGCTTTATCCGGAATTCACAGCCCAAACGCTGGGCACAGCTCGAAGCCCTGCTCGCCGACAAGACCTCAGCCACCGTTCTGGACAGTCTGACCAAGGAACTCGCTCTCAAGGGCGCACTGCATGTGCTGCGGCACGGCTTCAAGTGTTACGGCAAGCTGCTGCGGTTGGCGTATTTCCAGCCCAACTCGAGCATGAACCCGGAGTCGGCGGCACGCTATCGGCAGAACCGCTTGACCATTACCCGGCAGGTCGCGTTCACGTCAGCCTTGAAACGGCCGGACGGAAAGCATCGACGCTGCATCATTGATGTCACGTTAGCGGTAAACGGGCTGCCCGTTGTGACCGCAGAGCTGAAGAACCCGCAGACGGGCCAGCGGGCAGCCGATGCCATCAAGCAATACGAGCGTGATCGCGACTCGCGCGATTTGTTGTTTAGCTTCAAGCAGCGCGCGCTCGTACATTTTGCCGTGGACCCAGACGAAGTCTGGATGACCACGCGTTTAAAAGGCGACGACACCT from the Salinisphaera sp. T31B1 genome contains:
- a CDS encoding type II toxin-antitoxin system VapB family antitoxin; translation: MRTTINLDDALLAEAQRLTGLSERTALVREALSALIQRESAQRLARLGGTEPQLNNPPRRQSEPA
- a CDS encoding prevent-host-death protein; amino-acid sequence: MRWLENAQRLKRPFMNSIAWRTLNSRWKMAERQLVRMRDVLVSPLWAAPIEKTSPFDVGGVKTKATTDDILSAVRESRAR
- a CDS encoding class I SAM-dependent DNA methyltransferase — protein: MNIQAHEQLKSAIWEIANRLRGPYRPPQYRLVMLPMVVLRRLDCVVEERKEHVLAEYERLKHQNHDNDTLVKLLGRAADPKRQQALYNISPFTFDKLLGDPDNIAPNLVAYINGFSPIARSIFEQFGFTEQIEKLDSSNRLFTIVKEMAALDLHPDRIDSLQMGYLFEHLVMRFNEQANEEAGDHFTPREVIRLMANLVYTGEQDVYTPGIYRTIYDPACGTGGMLSESEKFIYAQNKDANLALFGQEYNPESWAICCADMLIKDEETSNIVLGDTLGDGKTVDGFEQYQFHYMLANPPFGVEWKDQKSGVEREHKTNGFNGRFGAGLPPINDGSLLFLQHMISKMHAAPDDGGEGSRIAVVFNGSPLFSGDAGSGPSNIRRWIIENDWLDAIVALPDQLFYNTGIYTYIWLVSNRKPEERRGQVQLIDGTRFFQRMKKSLNNKRHEIGDGQINDLTRIYGRYQDGETADVVIGGETKNRVVSRVFKNHEFGFLKVTVERPLRMNFEATPERIARLDEQTAFTNLAQSKKRKDQDAAAKEIAAGKALQAEIRGLLAGLAANGRYMDRAAFEHDLKQVAKQAGVKLAAQLKKAIFNALGERDPEAEICYDGKGRPEPDSELRDTENIPLPRNTILPLPMGFGPDKPNDELVATFRGDIDAYMVREVLPHVADAWVDYEKTKVGYEIPINRHFYVYKPPRDVRAIEADITSLENEIADLLKGLPT
- a CDS encoding PIN domain-containing protein, with protein sequence MILVDTSIWIDHFRHGDAALESRLDSNEVCTHPMVLGELACGHFKARREIFALLDALPAAPVATHTEARDFIERHALMGRGIGFVDVHLLAATALMGDGRLWTRDKRLARTAGELSLAIDPVGGS
- a CDS encoding DUF3800 domain-containing protein, encoding MHLIYFDENKYSEANPFFTIGGVLVPEAKVLELDETLTKIQSHFFGSSHLTTQNEFHGKEMFHGKGSFKGRKLAERVQLFDYLATFLVDNAIPIRLIHIDVNRHRGKYTYPEPEYRLGLMLFLERACDYLDSVDDLGIAFGDYEQDEVARSVVDFSEYKTSGRTPMHYGRPLGRLVDTVYFTQSHHSRFLQLADVVVYMAGRYLHQPEAPEKWHDAKVWEIWEKIKASADMHIQHWP
- a CDS encoding LUD domain-containing protein, producing MSARDDILGAVRTNKPAIDAPAPTVPNYDNAYPQGADRLAALFAERLATMGGTWHALADGQSIDAVLQDVLADKVGKPFDDAVIASNVPEVAGNRPLTESDVPASVHDVDIAVLRARFGIAETGSVCFTEAELTVNAVAYLAQHLVVLLDPAEIVANMHRAYQRDDFVNANYTVFHTGPSATADIEGVLVRGAQGVRSLTVIPAPATPA
- a CDS encoding restriction endonuclease subunit S, which gives rise to MTTIPADIHIAYGDLPEGWELQKLKFFATVRTSNVDKNFSEEEIPVGLCNYTDVYYNDRILPSMDFMQGSATAAEIRKFRLQSGQVIITKDSEGWDDIGIPALVAEDMPDVLCGYHLAIFDPTDKLDGNYLSWLCRSPPLNNQFKTAANGVTRFGLGQHSMKNAYIALPPIKTQRNIADFLDEKTARIDALIEKKRALLARLAEKRQALITQAVTKGLDPHTPMKSSGLDWLGEIPEHWKVRRLRFLMACSTVNGLYKPKDQFDDSGIPFIQMGEAFRSESFQGGTEDRVLATQEEVKKWGLREGDFLIARRSLVFDGSGKSVRIEKTTEPHLFESSMIRVRIKNPKKYSRFLSYYFQSQVGRAFFLAITKQVTISGIDSQQLKNIPALLPPEDEAYDISNFLLETERRFREIAHQVEKSIVRLKEYRNALVTAVVTGESLPK
- a CDS encoding GIY-YIG nuclease family protein, with the translated sequence MTQPRPTSIRIFLADGTPDGLRVVEKSNWTGRAVVVSRSEIGRALARDELRQPGVYVLTGPAEDGASRLYVGEADVLGERIRQHVAGKEFWTRAVAFTSTNEGLNKAHVRYLESRLIELAKRANQWAVENGTAPAVPPLSEADRADAEWFLDEMLVIFPVLGIDAFESAAGQARSESSPTQPQPTELCLEERGARGRGREVADGFVVLEGSMARMDETGSIHEHMRDLRQQLQDRGVLIRDGQRLRFTQDFRFNSPSLAAGVLVGGSANGRVCWKDESGRTLKALQEARAEAAI